One genomic segment of Xyrauchen texanus isolate HMW12.3.18 chromosome 5, RBS_HiC_50CHRs, whole genome shotgun sequence includes these proteins:
- the atp5md gene encoding ATP synthase membrane subunit DAPIT, mitochondrial, with the protein MGGHDAGTHHQFTGIAKYFNAYTITGRRNCVLATYASIATIILFFKLKPKKQKAVTSS; encoded by the exons ATGGGTGGACATGACGCTGGAACTCACCACCAATTCACTGGCATCGCCAAGTACTTCAATGCATACACCATTACAGGCAGGAGGAAT TGTGTACTGGCCACATACGCCAGCATTGCTACCATTATCCTCTTCTTTAAGTTGAAGCCCAAGAAGCAAAAGGCTGTAACATCAAGTTAA